In one window of Rhizobium sp. ACO-34A DNA:
- a CDS encoding beta-aryl ether-cleaving protein has protein sequence MSITLYSLCGADVARPFSPHCWKAVMALRHKGLSFSERPLAFTAIPATESGFSKTVPILRDGDRLVSDSFQIALYLDDAYRDAPTLFGGEGGQAMARFVEAYSQTTIHPVVTRIALKNIHDMLAPVDQTYFRETREKFLGKTLEEVETARETAIAALPDALKPLRHMLKAQPFIGGDGPLFSDYIVFGALQWLRITTGSVHLADDDPVKDWFERCLDLHGSEARAVA, from the coding sequence ATGTCCATCACGCTTTATTCCCTTTGCGGAGCAGACGTCGCCCGCCCGTTCTCTCCTCATTGCTGGAAGGCGGTCATGGCGCTTCGCCACAAGGGACTTTCCTTTTCGGAAAGGCCGCTTGCCTTCACCGCGATTCCGGCGACCGAGAGCGGCTTTTCGAAGACGGTGCCGATTCTGAGGGATGGCGACCGTCTTGTCTCAGACAGCTTCCAGATCGCGCTCTATCTCGATGATGCCTATCGGGATGCGCCGACGCTTTTCGGTGGGGAGGGCGGTCAGGCCATGGCCCGCTTCGTCGAAGCCTATTCCCAGACGACCATTCATCCTGTCGTCACCCGCATCGCGCTCAAGAACATCCACGACATGCTGGCTCCCGTCGATCAGACCTATTTCCGCGAGACCCGCGAGAAATTCCTCGGCAAGACGCTGGAGGAGGTGGAGACCGCCCGGGAAACGGCCATCGCCGCGCTCCCGGACGCCCTCAAGCCCTTGCGGCACATGCTGAAGGCGCAACCCTTCATCGGCGGCGATGGCCCGTTGTTTTCCGACTACATCGTCTTCGGAGCGCTGCAATGGCTGAGGATCACCACCGGATCGGTGCATCTGGCAGATGACGATCCGGTGAAGGACTGGTTCGAGCGTTGCCTCGACCTGCATGGCAGCGAAGCGAGGGCGGTCGCCTGA
- a CDS encoding nucleoside-diphosphate kinase, with amino-acid sequence MAIERTFSMIKPDATKRNLTGAITKVFEDNGLRVIASKRVWMSKREAEGFYAVHKERPFFGELVEGMTSGPTIVQVLEGENAILKNRELMGATNPANADEGTIRKLFALSIGENSVHGSDAPETAVQEIAYWFAETEIVG; translated from the coding sequence ATGGCGATTGAACGCACCTTCTCGATGATCAAGCCGGACGCAACCAAGCGCAACCTGACGGGCGCCATCACCAAGGTATTCGAAGACAACGGCCTGCGCGTTATCGCTTCGAAGCGCGTATGGATGAGCAAGCGCGAAGCCGAAGGCTTCTACGCTGTTCACAAGGAACGCCCCTTCTTCGGCGAACTCGTTGAAGGCATGACCTCCGGCCCGACCATCGTTCAGGTCCTGGAAGGCGAAAACGCTATCCTCAAGAACCGCGAACTGATGGGCGCCACCAATCCGGCCAACGCCGACGAAGGCACCATCCGCAAGCTGTTCGCGCTGTCGATCGGCGAAAACTCCGTTCACGGCTCGGATGCTCCGGAAACCGCTGTTCAGGAAATCGCCTACTGGTTCGCTGAAACCGAAATCGTCGGCTGA
- a CDS encoding peroxiredoxin yields the protein MTISIGEKLPQATFKEKTADGPVEITTEQLFGGKRVVLFAVPGAFTPTCSLNHLPGYLENRDTILSRGVDDIAVIAVNDWHVMGAWAQQSGGLGKIHFLADWDASFTKALGLDADLSGGGLGVRSKRYSMLVEDGVVKSLNVEENPGQATVSAAATMIEQL from the coding sequence ATGACGATTTCCATCGGCGAAAAGCTGCCGCAGGCGACCTTCAAGGAAAAGACCGCCGACGGCCCGGTCGAGATCACCACGGAACAGCTCTTCGGTGGCAAGCGCGTCGTGCTCTTCGCGGTACCCGGCGCATTTACGCCGACCTGCTCGCTGAACCACCTGCCCGGATATCTGGAAAACCGCGACACCATCCTGTCGCGCGGCGTTGACGATATCGCGGTGATTGCCGTCAACGACTGGCATGTCATGGGCGCATGGGCCCAGCAGTCCGGCGGCCTTGGCAAGATCCACTTCCTGGCCGACTGGGACGCTTCCTTCACCAAGGCGCTCGGCCTCGACGCCGATCTCTCCGGCGGCGGCCTCGGTGTCCGCTCCAAGCGTTATTCGATGCTGGTCGAGGACGGCGTGGTGAAGTCGCTGAACGTCGAGGAAAATCCGGGGCAGGCGACCGTTTCGGCTGCCGCCACGATGATCGAACAGCTCTGA
- a CDS encoding sensor domain-containing phosphodiesterase, translating to MKLTDNRQPTAGQTLAAAFAMVMLVLSGLFATTANAAEPVKIARDDTALDLTATTEIYTNQGDAFQVSTAAGADGIRRRIEVRSSSPQHQGDWAVFALANVSEEQLERVIVAPHFRLVNSKLFWPDLGSQRIIAITPSEGFALDRQPSTEADVFRITLNPGAVITFVAELSTPQLPQIYLWEPDAYKDTVNAFTLYRGIVLGIAGLLAVFLTILFVVKGTSMLPAAAALAWAVLAYICVDFGFLEKLISVTSSDQRIWRAGAEVALASSLVIFLFTYLNLNRWHVHLGYATFAWILGLGLLFGVAIYDPSVASGIARLSLALTATAGIVLIIYLGFNRYDRAILLVPTWALLLVWLFGGWLTVTGRLDNDIIQPALGGGLVLIVLLIGFTVMQHAFAGGAYQQGLFSDLERQSLALTGSGDTVWDWDVARDRVVTSPDISIRLGLAPGTMHGPARNWLPRLHPDDRDRFRATLDVLLEHRKGRLNHEFRIRAEDGHFHWLKIRARPVLGSNGEVIRCVGTIIDVTEQKNSVDRLLADAMHDNLTGLPNREVFLDRLQSVLTLANGSEALRPTVMSIDIDRYKQVNDSLGISAGDNILIALTRRLRRLLKPQDTLARLSGDEFGLILVSERDPAKVADFADAVSKAIMVPINFANREIILTASIGLVSWVDQQESATGLLSDAELAMYRAKRAGGNRVEPFRPAFRAGGTDRLQLETDLRRAIDRKELSMVYQPIMRLADGEVAGFEALMRWDHPKRGSIPPSEFIPIAEASDLIEPLGMFALERATTDLTDWEKQTGDVPIFVSVNLSSAQLLSSEIYNDIRAMLTKTQCDPRRLKLELTESVVMENPEQARLVLGKLRDTGISLALDDFGTGYSSLAYLTRFPFDTIKLDKALVCDHSDKRGILLKSIISMARGLEMKVVAEGIETEEDGQDLAKMGCDYGQSYLYGAPIGAESALRLLRERFPLTKRA from the coding sequence ATGAAACTTACCGATAACAGGCAGCCGACCGCCGGTCAGACGCTGGCGGCAGCCTTCGCCATGGTCATGCTCGTGCTTTCAGGCCTCTTCGCGACGACCGCGAATGCCGCCGAGCCGGTGAAGATCGCCCGTGACGACACGGCGCTCGACCTCACCGCGACGACTGAAATCTACACCAATCAGGGCGACGCCTTTCAGGTTTCCACCGCGGCCGGCGCCGACGGCATCCGCCGCCGCATCGAGGTTCGGTCCAGTTCGCCGCAACATCAGGGCGACTGGGCGGTCTTTGCGCTTGCCAACGTTTCGGAAGAGCAGTTGGAGCGCGTGATCGTCGCCCCGCATTTCCGCCTGGTGAATTCCAAGCTGTTCTGGCCGGATCTCGGCTCACAGCGCATTATCGCAATCACACCGTCGGAAGGCTTCGCGCTCGACCGCCAGCCGAGCACGGAAGCGGACGTCTTCCGCATCACGCTCAACCCCGGCGCGGTCATCACCTTCGTTGCCGAGCTCTCGACGCCGCAGCTTCCGCAGATCTATTTGTGGGAACCGGACGCCTACAAGGACACGGTCAACGCGTTTACCCTCTATCGCGGCATCGTGCTCGGCATTGCCGGCCTGCTCGCGGTGTTCCTGACGATCCTCTTCGTGGTCAAGGGAACCTCGATGCTGCCGGCGGCGGCGGCACTCGCATGGGCGGTGCTTGCCTATATCTGCGTCGACTTCGGCTTTCTGGAAAAACTCATCAGCGTAACCTCCAGCGACCAGCGAATATGGCGCGCGGGCGCGGAGGTGGCGCTGGCATCGAGCCTTGTCATATTCCTCTTCACCTATCTGAACCTCAACCGCTGGCACGTACACCTGGGATACGCGACCTTCGCGTGGATTCTCGGTCTCGGCCTGCTGTTCGGGGTCGCCATCTACGACCCCTCGGTCGCCTCGGGCATCGCACGTCTCTCTCTTGCGCTGACCGCCACCGCCGGCATCGTGCTCATCATCTATCTCGGCTTCAATCGCTACGACCGTGCGATCCTTCTCGTGCCGACATGGGCACTGCTCCTCGTCTGGCTGTTCGGCGGCTGGCTGACGGTTACCGGGCGGCTGGACAACGACATCATCCAGCCCGCGCTCGGCGGCGGACTGGTGCTGATCGTGCTTCTGATCGGCTTCACCGTCATGCAGCACGCCTTTGCCGGCGGCGCATACCAGCAGGGCCTGTTCTCCGATCTAGAACGGCAATCGCTGGCGCTTACCGGCTCCGGTGACACAGTCTGGGACTGGGATGTCGCGCGCGACCGCGTGGTGACAAGCCCCGACATTTCCATCCGTCTCGGCCTTGCTCCCGGCACCATGCACGGACCGGCCCGCAACTGGCTGCCGCGGCTTCATCCAGATGACCGCGACCGTTTCCGCGCCACGCTCGACGTGCTGCTGGAACACCGCAAGGGCCGACTGAACCACGAATTCCGTATTCGCGCCGAGGATGGCCATTTCCACTGGCTGAAGATCCGGGCGCGGCCGGTGCTCGGTTCGAACGGCGAAGTCATCCGCTGCGTCGGCACGATCATCGACGTGACCGAGCAGAAGAATTCCGTCGACCGCCTGCTTGCCGACGCCATGCACGACAACCTGACGGGCCTGCCGAACCGGGAGGTCTTCCTCGACCGCCTGCAGTCGGTGCTGACGCTTGCCAACGGCTCCGAAGCATTGCGGCCGACGGTGATGTCGATCGACATCGACCGCTACAAGCAGGTGAACGACAGCCTCGGCATCTCCGCCGGCGACAATATCCTGATCGCGCTCACCCGTCGCCTGCGGCGTCTCCTGAAGCCGCAGGACACGCTTGCCCGCCTTTCCGGCGACGAATTCGGCCTGATCCTGGTTTCGGAACGCGATCCGGCCAAGGTCGCGGATTTCGCCGATGCCGTCTCCAAGGCGATCATGGTGCCGATCAACTTCGCCAACCGGGAAATCATTTTGACCGCTTCGATCGGCCTCGTTTCATGGGTCGACCAGCAGGAAAGCGCAACCGGCCTCCTGTCCGACGCGGAACTGGCGATGTACCGCGCCAAGCGCGCCGGAGGCAATCGCGTAGAGCCGTTCCGCCCCGCCTTCCGCGCCGGCGGCACGGATCGCCTGCAGCTCGAAACGGATCTTCGCCGCGCCATCGACCGCAAGGAACTATCGATGGTCTACCAGCCGATCATGCGGCTCGCGGATGGTGAGGTCGCCGGCTTCGAGGCGCTGATGCGCTGGGATCATCCCAAGCGCGGCAGCATCCCGCCTTCGGAATTCATTCCGATTGCGGAAGCTTCCGACCTCATCGAGCCGCTCGGCATGTTCGCGCTGGAACGGGCTACGACGGACCTGACGGACTGGGAAAAGCAGACGGGTGACGTGCCGATCTTCGTGTCGGTCAACCTGTCGAGCGCCCAGCTTCTTTCCAGCGAGATCTACAACGATATCCGCGCCATGCTGACCAAGACCCAGTGCGACCCGCGCCGTCTGAAGCTGGAACTGACGGAATCGGTCGTTATGGAAAATCCCGAACAGGCGCGTCTGGTGCTCGGAAAGCTCCGGGATACGGGCATCAGCCTTGCGCTCGACGACTTCGGCACCGGCTATTCCTCGCTGGCCTATCTCACCCGTTTCCCGTTCGACACGATCAAGCTGGACAAGGCTCTGGTCTGCGACCATTCCGACAAGCGGGGCATCCTGCTGAAATCGATCATCTCCATGGCCCGCGGGCTTGAAATGAAGGTCGTGGCGGAGGGCATCGAAACGGAAGAGGACGGTCAGGATCTGGCCAAGATGGGCTGCGATTACGGCCAGAGCTATCTCTACGGCGCACCCATCGGCGCAGAATCTGCTCTGCGCCTGCTGCGAGAACGGTTTCCGCTGACGAAACGAGCCTGA
- a CDS encoding 30S ribosomal protein S5 alanine N-acetyltransferase, giving the protein MTRSVFRFLSRQPETPELYGPNHFLRLPRYRDFDQWHKLRSESRSFLQPWEPTWRADELTESSYRTRVLRNEQEFNTGLAVPFFLFHRPDDILLGGLTIGLIRRGASQSCMIGYWMGERYAGQGHMFAALRLAIPYIFRVLELHRIEAACIPDNGNSIRLLEKAGFEREGLLREYLKINGRWRDHAIYSLLADRATDNGGKEPS; this is encoded by the coding sequence ATGACACGGTCGGTCTTTCGGTTTCTGTCGCGGCAGCCGGAAACCCCTGAACTTTATGGGCCAAACCATTTTCTGCGCCTTCCGCGCTACCGTGACTTCGACCAGTGGCACAAGCTGCGTAGCGAAAGCCGTTCCTTCCTTCAGCCATGGGAACCGACATGGCGAGCGGACGAACTGACAGAAAGCTCGTACCGGACCCGCGTGCTCCGCAACGAGCAGGAATTCAACACCGGTCTGGCTGTCCCCTTCTTTCTCTTCCACAGGCCAGACGACATTCTTCTCGGCGGCCTGACAATCGGCCTCATCCGCCGTGGAGCCTCGCAAAGCTGCATGATCGGATACTGGATGGGCGAGCGATATGCCGGGCAAGGCCATATGTTTGCCGCACTTCGACTGGCTATTCCCTATATCTTCAGGGTGCTTGAGTTGCACCGGATTGAAGCAGCCTGTATTCCAGACAACGGCAACAGCATCAGGTTGCTCGAAAAAGCCGGATTTGAGCGGGAAGGTCTCTTGCGGGAATATCTCAAGATCAACGGGCGCTGGCGCGACCATGCCATCTATTCGCTTCTTGCGGATCGGGCCACGGACAACGGCGGCAAAGAGCCCTCATGA
- a CDS encoding peptidase M16 yields the protein MNVECTRLPSGLTVVTEKMPHLESVALGTWIKSGSRNETDGEHGIAHLLEHMAFKGTQRRNARQIAEEIENVGGELNAATSTETTSYYARVLKDDVPLAVDILADILTESVFDEEELSREKQVILQEIGAANDTPDDVVFDRFSEIAFAGQTLGRPILGTPDTVMSFTSDEIRGYLSRNYTTDRMFVVAAGAVDHDAFVRQVEERFSGLRTEPAAPPVFETARYLGGEAREERDLMDAQVLLGFEGRAYHMRDFYCSQILANILGGGMSSRLFQEVREFRGLCYSVYAFHWGFSDTGIFGIHAATGGENLPELVPVIIDELRKSSEMINQQEIDRSRAQIRAQLLMGQESPAARAGQMARQMMLYGRPISNQEMMERLEGITTERLTDLAGRLFFESVPTLSAIGPLEQLAPMNEITQSLSSGNASGGLKAAG from the coding sequence ATGAATGTTGAGTGTACCCGGCTGCCCTCTGGGCTGACGGTTGTAACCGAGAAGATGCCGCATCTCGAAAGTGTCGCGCTCGGAACCTGGATCAAATCAGGTTCGCGCAACGAAACCGACGGGGAGCACGGCATCGCCCATCTTCTCGAGCACATGGCATTCAAGGGCACACAGCGACGCAACGCTCGCCAGATCGCCGAGGAAATAGAGAATGTCGGCGGCGAACTCAACGCCGCCACGTCCACCGAGACCACGTCCTACTACGCCCGCGTGCTCAAGGACGACGTGCCGCTGGCAGTCGACATCCTCGCCGACATCCTGACCGAATCGGTTTTCGACGAGGAAGAACTGAGCCGGGAAAAGCAGGTCATCCTGCAGGAAATCGGCGCAGCCAACGACACGCCCGACGACGTGGTCTTCGACCGCTTTTCCGAAATCGCCTTTGCCGGGCAGACGCTGGGAAGACCGATCCTCGGCACGCCGGACACGGTGATGTCGTTCACCAGCGACGAGATCAGGGGCTATCTTTCGCGCAACTACACGACCGACCGGATGTTCGTCGTCGCCGCCGGCGCGGTTGATCACGACGCGTTCGTCCGTCAGGTGGAAGAACGCTTCTCCGGGCTTCGGACGGAACCTGCGGCACCGCCGGTATTCGAGACCGCACGTTATCTTGGTGGCGAGGCCCGCGAAGAACGCGACCTTATGGATGCGCAGGTGCTGCTCGGTTTCGAAGGCCGCGCCTATCACATGCGCGACTTCTACTGTTCGCAGATCCTTGCCAACATTCTCGGCGGCGGCATGTCCTCGCGCCTGTTCCAGGAAGTGCGTGAGTTCCGCGGGCTCTGCTACTCCGTCTACGCCTTCCACTGGGGCTTTTCCGATACCGGCATCTTCGGCATTCACGCTGCGACCGGCGGAGAGAACCTGCCGGAACTCGTTCCCGTCATCATCGATGAACTCAGGAAGTCGTCGGAGATGATCAACCAGCAGGAAATCGACCGCTCGCGGGCGCAGATCCGCGCGCAGCTGCTGATGGGGCAGGAAAGCCCTGCTGCACGCGCCGGCCAGATGGCCCGGCAGATGATGCTTTACGGCCGCCCTATTTCCAATCAGGAGATGATGGAACGGCTGGAAGGGATCACCACCGAACGACTGACGGATCTCGCCGGACGGCTGTTCTTCGAATCCGTACCGACACTCTCAGCTATCGGTCCACTCGAACAGCTTGCACCGATGAACGAAATCACTCAGTCTCTTTCCAGCGGCAATGCCAGCGGGGGTCTCAAGGCGGCCGGCTGA
- a CDS encoding threonine synthase, translating to MTIVEYISTRGEAKSLGFSDALLAGLARDGGLYVPRKWPHLKKKDIRALRGKTYQEIAFEVLHPFIDGEIEAGTFRSMIDEAYATFRHPAVAPLVQTGPNAFVLELFHGTTLAFKDVAMQLLARLMDHALAQRGERATIVGATSGDTGGAAIDAFAGRARTDVFILFPHEKVSPVQQRQMTTSKAENVHAIAVRGNFDDCQNLVKAMFNDNAFRDTYKISGVNSINWARIMAQVVYYFTAAISLGAPDRKISFTVPTGNFGDIFAGYVAKKMGLPIDKLVVATNENDILARTLKTGRYEMKGVSATTSPSMDIQISSNFERLLFEAYDRDDAAIRSSMESLKQSGSFEIEPDALKAIRKDFRAGRASEKQVADTIRDTLAQTGYLIDPHTAVGVYVASKFAKPSSPMVTLSTAHPAKFPAAVKSASGIDPALPAWLADLMTREERFDILDADLKAVETFVGEHARTDN from the coding sequence ATGACCATCGTGGAATATATCTCGACCCGCGGAGAGGCCAAAAGCCTCGGTTTCAGTGACGCCCTGCTTGCGGGTCTCGCCCGTGACGGCGGCCTCTATGTGCCGCGCAAATGGCCCCACCTCAAGAAGAAGGACATTCGCGCGCTTCGCGGCAAGACATACCAGGAAATTGCCTTCGAGGTGCTTCACCCGTTCATCGACGGCGAAATCGAGGCCGGCACCTTCCGCTCGATGATCGACGAGGCCTACGCCACCTTCCGTCATCCGGCCGTGGCCCCGCTGGTTCAGACCGGCCCGAACGCCTTCGTGCTCGAGCTTTTCCACGGCACCACGCTCGCGTTCAAGGACGTTGCGATGCAGCTTCTCGCCCGCCTGATGGACCACGCCCTTGCCCAGCGCGGCGAACGGGCGACCATTGTCGGCGCGACCTCCGGCGACACCGGTGGTGCCGCCATCGACGCCTTTGCCGGCCGCGCCCGCACAGACGTCTTCATCCTGTTCCCGCATGAGAAGGTTTCGCCTGTCCAGCAGCGGCAGATGACGACCTCCAAGGCCGAGAACGTCCACGCCATCGCCGTCAGGGGCAATTTCGACGACTGCCAGAATCTGGTGAAGGCGATGTTCAACGACAACGCCTTCCGCGACACCTACAAGATCTCCGGCGTCAACTCGATCAACTGGGCCCGCATCATGGCACAGGTGGTCTACTACTTCACCGCGGCGATCTCGCTCGGCGCGCCGGACCGCAAGATCTCCTTCACCGTGCCGACCGGCAATTTCGGCGATATCTTCGCCGGGTACGTCGCCAAGAAGATGGGCCTTCCGATCGACAAGCTGGTGGTGGCCACCAACGAGAACGACATTCTTGCGCGCACACTCAAGACCGGACGCTACGAGATGAAGGGCGTTTCCGCCACCACCTCGCCGTCGATGGATATCCAGATTTCCTCCAACTTCGAACGCCTGTTGTTCGAAGCCTATGACCGTGACGATGCGGCCATCCGCTCCTCGATGGAAAGCCTGAAACAGTCCGGCTCCTTCGAGATCGAACCGGATGCGCTGAAGGCTATCCGCAAGGACTTCCGCGCCGGCCGCGCCAGTGAAAAGCAGGTGGCGGACACGATCCGCGATACCCTGGCGCAGACCGGTTACCTGATCGATCCGCACACCGCCGTCGGCGTGTATGTCGCATCGAAGTTTGCCAAGCCTTCGAGTCCCATGGTCACGCTCTCCACCGCTCACCCGGCGAAGTTCCCTGCTGCAGTAAAATCCGCAAGCGGTATTGACCCGGCGCTTCCGGCGTGGCTTGCTGATCTGATGACCAGGGAGGAGCGTTTCGATATCCTGGACGCGGACCTTAAAGCCGTCGAAACCTTTGTCGGTGAACATGCCCGCACAGACAATTGA
- a CDS encoding HAD family hydrolase: protein MSGFDLTIFDCDGVLVDSEIIAARVESKLLNEAGYPISVEEMGERFAGMTWKDILLTIEKEIDIPLSASLLDKSEALLDQRLAREVKIIDGVVFALSRLKGPRCICSNSSSARLDMMLTKVGLKQFFAPHIYSAKDLGPDRVKPKPDIFLHGAAQFGVSPDKAVVVEDSVHGVHAARAAGMRVIGFTGASHTYPSHADRLTDAGAETVISRMTDLPAVIAAMENWAGAI, encoded by the coding sequence ATGAGCGGTTTCGACCTTACCATTTTCGATTGCGACGGCGTGCTCGTCGATTCCGAGATCATCGCGGCCCGGGTCGAATCCAAGCTTCTGAACGAAGCAGGCTATCCGATCAGCGTCGAGGAAATGGGCGAACGTTTCGCCGGGATGACGTGGAAGGACATCCTTCTCACCATCGAGAAGGAAATCGACATTCCGCTTTCGGCAAGCCTGCTCGACAAGTCGGAAGCCCTGCTCGACCAGCGGCTGGCACGGGAAGTAAAGATCATCGACGGCGTGGTCTTCGCTCTTTCGCGGCTCAAGGGTCCGCGCTGCATCTGCTCAAACTCCTCGTCGGCGCGACTCGACATGATGTTGACCAAGGTCGGCCTCAAGCAATTCTTCGCGCCGCATATCTATTCGGCCAAGGATCTCGGCCCTGATCGGGTCAAGCCGAAGCCGGACATTTTCCTTCATGGCGCGGCACAGTTCGGTGTCTCTCCCGATAAAGCCGTCGTTGTGGAAGACTCCGTGCACGGCGTGCACGCCGCACGCGCCGCCGGCATGCGGGTGATCGGCTTCACCGGCGCGTCGCACACCTATCCTTCCCATGCCGACCGGCTGACCGATGCGGGTGCGGAAACCGTGATTTCGCGCATGACCGATCTTCCGGCCGTGATCGCTGCCATGGAAAACTGGGCCGGCGCGATCTGA
- a CDS encoding TetR family transcriptional regulator yields the protein MTENAYTRRKQPELVRRALLDQTAALAVGGGPAAITIQAVADRAGVTKGGLLHHFASKQALVEAVFADLLEKLDQEIDLYMAEDGKMRGRFTRAYVRAIFADRKLGNSSPWAALSVSMISEPALRQLWSRWMERKLAEHRTTDDAPMLEIARLAADGVWLADLLQEDRETVRDLSHIERQLLTLASATSPGA from the coding sequence ATGACGGAAAACGCCTATACCAGACGCAAACAGCCGGAACTGGTTCGCCGTGCGCTGCTCGACCAGACGGCTGCACTGGCCGTCGGGGGCGGACCGGCGGCGATCACCATTCAGGCGGTGGCGGATCGGGCGGGCGTTACCAAGGGCGGTCTCCTGCATCATTTCGCCAGCAAGCAGGCGCTCGTCGAGGCCGTCTTCGCCGACCTGCTCGAAAAGCTCGATCAGGAAATCGACCTCTACATGGCGGAAGATGGCAAGATGCGCGGACGCTTCACCCGCGCCTATGTCAGGGCGATTTTCGCCGACCGCAAGCTTGGAAACAGCAGCCCATGGGCCGCGCTTTCGGTTTCCATGATTTCAGAGCCCGCCCTTCGGCAACTCTGGTCACGGTGGATGGAACGAAAGCTTGCCGAACACCGGACGACGGATGACGCGCCGATGCTGGAAATCGCGCGCCTTGCAGCCGATGGCGTCTGGCTCGCAGACCTGTTGCAGGAGGATCGGGAAACGGTCCGCGATCTCTCCCATATCGAACGACAGTTGCTCACACTCGCCTCAGCGACATCTCCGGGCGCTTGA
- a CDS encoding QacE family quaternary ammonium compound efflux SMR transporter: MNPLVLAYSSLAGAIICEVIGTTFLQKSAQFTKLGPTVAMVALYAVSFYLLSQALKGMPLGIAYAMWGGLGIILTALISVFVFKQSLDPAAMTGIGLIVAGVIVMNAFSNSVTHG, encoded by the coding sequence ATGAATCCCCTTGTCCTTGCCTACAGTTCCCTTGCCGGCGCCATCATCTGTGAAGTGATCGGCACGACCTTCCTGCAAAAATCCGCCCAGTTCACCAAGCTTGGGCCGACCGTTGCCATGGTCGCGCTCTATGCCGTGTCGTTCTATCTGCTGTCACAGGCCCTCAAGGGCATGCCGCTCGGCATCGCCTATGCAATGTGGGGCGGACTCGGCATCATCCTGACTGCCCTCATCAGCGTCTTCGTGTTCAAGCAGTCGCTCGATCCGGCGGCGATGACCGGCATCGGCCTGATCGTGGCGGGCGTGATCGTGATGAATGCATTCTCCAACTCGGTCACGCACGGATGA
- a CDS encoding transcriptional regulator: protein MKEGPDIARIAALIGDPARANMLLSLMGGGALTATELAGAAGITLQTASSHLAKLEEGGLIRQRKQGRHRYFTFADAGVGALIESLMGFAASRGHLRHRTGPKEPALRKARICYDHLAGDYGVRMLDSLRATGAIAGDEEHPQLTAAGEKMVAGHGIDVDMLKALRRPICRACLDWSERRTHLSGSLGRALLTHFLDAGLARRETGSRVIHFNPEGERRFAAMFPTAD, encoded by the coding sequence ATGAAAGAAGGACCGGACATTGCCCGTATCGCCGCCCTGATCGGCGATCCCGCCCGCGCCAACATGCTGCTGTCTCTCATGGGAGGCGGTGCGCTGACGGCGACGGAGCTTGCCGGTGCGGCCGGAATCACCCTGCAGACCGCAAGCTCACACCTCGCCAAGCTTGAGGAAGGCGGCCTGATCCGCCAGCGCAAGCAGGGTCGCCACCGCTATTTCACCTTTGCCGATGCCGGCGTCGGAGCCCTGATCGAAAGCCTGATGGGATTTGCCGCAAGCCGCGGTCACCTCCGCCATCGGACAGGACCGAAGGAACCAGCGTTACGCAAGGCGCGGATCTGCTACGATCACCTTGCCGGAGACTACGGCGTTCGCATGCTCGACAGCCTGCGCGCAACCGGCGCCATCGCCGGCGACGAGGAGCATCCGCAACTGACCGCGGCCGGTGAGAAGATGGTCGCCGGTCATGGCATCGACGTCGACATGCTGAAAGCGCTCAGGCGGCCGATTTGCAGAGCCTGCCTGGACTGGAGCGAGCGGCGCACGCATCTCTCCGGCTCCCTCGGGCGGGCGCTGCTTACCCACTTCCTCGATGCCGGCCTCGCGCGGCGGGAAACAGGAAGCCGGGTCATCCATTTCAACCCCGAAGGCGAACGGCGATTCGCCGCCATGTTTCCGACCGCAGATTGA
- a CDS encoding NIPSNAP family protein produces the protein MITCVIRYEIDPFAKEEFATYARNWGEAIPRCGADLVGYFAPHEGSSTTAYGIYHLESLAEYEAYRARLAEDPLGRENYQFAAREKFIIREDRLFLKCVSTPHAARAVR, from the coding sequence ATGATTACCTGTGTCATCCGCTACGAGATCGATCCCTTCGCCAAGGAGGAATTCGCCACCTATGCCCGCAACTGGGGCGAGGCCATTCCGCGCTGCGGAGCCGATCTCGTCGGATACTTCGCCCCGCATGAGGGCTCCTCGACCACCGCCTATGGCATCTACCACCTGGAGAGCCTTGCGGAATACGAAGCCTATCGAGCCCGGCTGGCCGAGGATCCCCTTGGGCGGGAAAACTACCAGTTCGCCGCGCGCGAAAAATTCATCATCCGCGAGGATCGCCTGTTCCTGAAATGCGTGTCCACGCCTCATGCCGCGAGGGCGGTGCGGTGA